The Triticum aestivum cultivar Chinese Spring chromosome 7B, IWGSC CS RefSeq v2.1, whole genome shotgun sequence genome window below encodes:
- the LOC123159450 gene encoding NAC domain-containing protein 71: protein MEEGKQRLVLSLPPGYHFAPTDVELIVHYLRRKMDGHPPHLPVFKDVPITDYRPEQITEVFMDCGEERWYFFTKRTRKYATGNRPDRTTPGRGYWKATGPQRLIRTGPSKAYPLVGRRRTLVFYTGPDEAAKTAWTMYEYENLTSEEEANDKNADKLGEWVLCTIQRQKSQRVGDDTIKGKAKGESKAGGRKRKGKAQKGADDQVLQIQGTQEVAEKVDETDMFELEQASRPNKRPQLMQQQHDEPPPPPPCPETLIPAQDCDYGLGTVPPSQEPPQQLSDSEMVASRPGASCYGFDESMLLSLLEYETMAPLLLGYNNYSTTPYQPATSYLDAAAAPLGAFSYGYGGAAHQPAGQLNNGGYAGGHPSSLLGTSNSTYTYPQQHSYAAGSSTYTYLQQHSHPAGTNKLAPSNSTYTYQLQQSCAAGANKLALARGAMSSGIGQGSDVQPQVEL, encoded by the exons ATGGAAGAAGGGAAGCAACGGCTGGTGCTGAGCCTGCCTCCCGGCTACCACTTCGCGCCGACGGACGTGGAGCTCATCGTCCACTACCTCCGCCGGAAGATGGACGGCCACCCGCCGCACCTGCCCGTCTTCAAGGACGTGCCCATCACCGACTACCGCCCGGAGCAGATCACAG AGGTGTTCATGGACTGCGGGGAGGAGCGGTGGTACTTCTTCACCAAGCGGACCCGCAAGTACGCGACGGGCAACCGGCCGGACCGGACGACGCCGGGCAGGGGGTACTGGAAGGCCACCGGCCCTCAGCGTCTGATCCGCACCGGGCCCTCGAAGGCTTATCCGCTGGTCGGGCGCCGGAGGACGCTCGTGTTCTACACCGGGCCCGACGAGGCGGCCAAGACCGCCTGGACCATGTACGAGTACGAGAACCTCACCTCCGAGGAGGAGGCCAACGACAAGAACGCCGACAAG CTTGGCGAGTGGGTGCTGTGCACGATACAGAGGCAGAAGAGCCAGCGCGTCGGCGACGACACGATCAAGGGCAAGGCCAAGGGGGAAAGCAAGGCGGGCGGCAGGAAGAGGAAGGGCAAGGCACAGAAGGGAGCTGATGATCAAGTCCTCCAGATCCAGGGAACCCAGGAGGTGGCAGAGAAAGTTGATGAGACGGACATGTTTGAGTTGGAGCAAGCCAGCCGCCCCAACAAGAGACCCCAACTCATGCAGCAGCAGCATGAtgaaccgccaccgccaccgccatgcCCGGAAACATTGATACCAGCACAAGATTGTGACTATGGCCTAGGCACCGTGCCGCCGTCACAGGAACCGCCGCAGCAGCTCTCGGATTCAGAGATGGTGGCGTCTCGCCCTGGTGCTTCATGCTACGGCTTTGATGAGTCCATGCTGCTGTCGCTGCTGGAATATGAGACGATGGCGCCTCTTCTTCTAGGATACAACAACTACAGCACGACGCCGTATCAGCCGGCAACCAGCTACCTAGATGCTGCGGCGGCGCCTCTTGGAGCATTCAGTTACGGTTATGGCGGCGCTGCACATCAACCGGCAGGTCAACTGAACAATGGTGGGTACGCCGGCGGTCATCCCAGTAGCCTTTTGGGCACCAGCAACAGTACATATACTTACCCGCAGCAGCACTCCTACGCCGCTGGCAGCAGTACATACACTTACCTGCAGCAGCATTCACACCCAGCCGGAACCAACAAGTTGGCCCCCAGCAACAGTACATATACTTACCAGCTGCAGCAGTCATGCGCCGCGGGAGCCAACAAGTTGGCGTTGGCCAGGGGAGCGATGAGCAGCGGCATTGGTCAGGGGAGCGATGTGCAGCCACAGGTAGAGCTGTGA
- the LOC123159451 gene encoding uncharacterized protein has protein sequence MSLSHRRPHLPPAAPPAGDPYYHLYAPQPLQHADPRQGVVTLFVAGLPDDVKPREIHNLFSRRPGFDHCLLEYTGRGNQAVAFVSFFTHHAALAAMASLNGSVFDPDNGDCLHIELAKSNSRKRHGGGGEVYRVIDKRVRTEENSDNDNNRDEGDDDVSGNDDGQDGSDGPSDEENDNSSDKNELPTDQSGEPGIKQQKGRSSSNDQPDKIPPCSTLFLSNLGQTCTEKELEELLSKQPGFHVLKMRRRGGLPAAFADFTDIESSAAAMENLKGTILSSSDSDGLQIEYARSKMRKS, from the exons ATGAGCCTCTCCCACCGCCGCCCCCACctgccgcccgccgcgccgcctgcgggggacCCCTACTACCACCTGTACGCGCCGCAGCCGCTCCAGCACGCGGACCCGCGGCAGGGCGTCGTCACGCTCttcgtcgccggcctccccgacGACGTCAAGCCCCGCGAGATCCACAACCTCTTCTCCCGCCGCCCCGGCTTCGACCACTGCCTCCTCGAGTACACCGGCCGCGGCAAccag GCTGTTGCATTTGTGTCGTTCTTCACCCATCACGCTGCCTTGGCAGCAATGGCTTCGTTAAAT GGATCTGTTTTTGATCCTGATAACGGTGATTGCTTGCACATTGAGCTAGCTAAGTCAAATTCACGCAAACGCCATGGAG GTGGTGGTGAGGTCTACAGAGTAATTGATAAGCGAGTTCGAACAGAGGAAAATTCTGACAATGATAACAAccgtgatgaaggtgatgatgatgtATCAGGCAATGATGATG GACAGGATGGATCTGATGGACCATCGGATGAAGAAAATGATAATTCCAGCGACAAGAACGAGCTACCCACGGACCAAAG TGGTGAACCAGGGATCAAGCAGCAGAAGGGGCGTTCTTCTTCAAAT GATCAGCCAGACAAAATTCCACCTTGCTCTACTTTATTTCTTTCAAATTTGGGACAAACATGTACAGAGAAGGAGCTAGAGGAACTTTTGTCTAA GCAACCTGGATTTCACGTGCTTAAAATGCGTCGCCGCGGTGGACTACCTGCAGCGTTTGCTGATTTTACA GATATCGAGTCATCCGCAGCTGCTATGGAGAACCTCAAAGGCACCATCCTCTCTTCTTCCGATAGCGATGGCCTGCAAATTGA GTACGCCAGGTCAAAGATGAGGAAGAGCTAG